In one Angustibacter luteus genomic region, the following are encoded:
- a CDS encoding CpaF family protein has protein sequence MGVQDGARGRVEQVVRELVRRSGIDPLQDGAAVRELVEEAVNDYEERSLSGGLPPVEDRSALVGAVWAAVAGFGALQRFLDDPSVEEIWVNEPGKVFVARGGLPELTTTMLTAQSLADLVERMLSTSGRRVDLSSPFVDASLPDGSRLHVVIPDVTREHWAVNIRKFVVRARHLEDLVRLGSLSSQVAAFLEASVRAGLNVLVAGGTQAGKTTLLNCLAGAIDSRERIITCEEVFELQLAGRDVVAMQCRQPNLEGAGEIPLRRLVKESLRMRPSRIIVGEVRQEESLDMLLALNSGLPGMCTVHANSARDALVKMCTLPLLAGENVSSRFVVPTVASSIDLVVYIRLDPDGRRRVAEVVAVSGRVEADVVETTDVFTSRGGRLQRAAGFPPHPERYERVGIDVARLLAPREGDGAAVSGSPSDVDVPSLAGLPT, from the coding sequence ATGGGGGTGCAGGACGGTGCGCGCGGCCGGGTCGAGCAGGTCGTGCGAGAGCTCGTGCGGCGCTCGGGGATCGACCCTCTGCAGGACGGCGCCGCCGTCCGCGAGCTGGTCGAGGAGGCGGTGAACGACTACGAGGAGCGGTCGTTGAGCGGGGGGCTGCCACCGGTCGAGGACCGGTCGGCGCTGGTGGGCGCCGTCTGGGCCGCGGTCGCGGGATTCGGTGCCCTGCAACGGTTCCTGGACGACCCGAGCGTCGAGGAGATCTGGGTCAACGAACCCGGCAAGGTGTTCGTCGCGCGAGGCGGGCTGCCGGAGCTGACCACGACGATGCTCACCGCGCAGTCCCTCGCCGACCTGGTGGAGCGCATGCTGTCGACGTCCGGCCGGCGGGTCGACCTGTCCAGCCCGTTCGTCGACGCCAGCCTGCCCGACGGTTCGCGGCTGCACGTGGTGATCCCGGACGTGACCCGCGAGCACTGGGCCGTGAACATCCGCAAGTTCGTGGTCCGGGCGCGGCACCTCGAGGACCTCGTCCGGCTCGGCTCGCTGAGCTCGCAGGTCGCAGCCTTCCTCGAGGCCAGCGTGCGGGCCGGGCTGAACGTGCTGGTGGCCGGTGGAACCCAGGCCGGGAAGACCACGCTGCTGAACTGCCTCGCCGGCGCCATCGACTCCCGTGAGCGCATCATCACCTGCGAGGAGGTGTTCGAGCTTCAGCTCGCCGGACGCGACGTCGTCGCCATGCAGTGCCGGCAGCCGAACCTCGAGGGCGCCGGCGAGATCCCGCTGCGCCGGCTGGTGAAGGAGTCACTGCGCATGCGCCCCTCCCGCATCATCGTCGGCGAGGTCCGGCAGGAGGAGAGCCTGGACATGCTCTTGGCGCTGAACAGCGGCCTGCCCGGGATGTGCACGGTGCACGCGAACAGCGCACGCGACGCGCTCGTCAAGATGTGCACCCTTCCGCTGCTGGCCGGTGAGAACGTGAGCTCGCGGTTCGTGGTGCCGACCGTGGCCTCGAGCATCGACCTGGTCGTCTACATCCGGCTCGACCCGGATGGTCGGCGACGGGTGGCCGAGGTGGTCGCCGTGTCCGGCCGCGTCGAGGCCGACGTGGTCGAGACCACGGACGTGTTCACCAGTCGCGGTGGCCGGCTCCAGCGGGCTGCGGGCTTCCCGCCGCACCCCGAACGCTACGAACGGGTCGGCATCGACGTCGCCCGGCTGCTCGCGCCGCGCGAGGGCGACGGCGCAGCGGTGAGCGGATCGCCCTCGGACGTCGACGTCCCGTCTCTCGCGGGCCTCCCGACGTGA
- a CDS encoding type II secretion system F family protein: MTGLGLGLALGVGLFLMWRSCWPAPQLPLSTSGRVPGRLWCDRVVQDARLVGIGPRALSAACLACGSAAALLLLAVTRVPPVAGCFALMAGAAPLVVVRGRARRRRASLREMWPEAVDNLASAVRAGLSLPEALSQLAVRGPAPLRPAFSAFARDYRSSGRFHDALDTLKDRLADPVGDRIVESLRIAREVGGTDLGRLLRTLSGFLRQEARMRSELEGRQGWTVNGARVAVAAPWIVLLLLATRPESVAAYSRPAGVVVLVGGALVSALSYAAMLRIARLPEERRVLR; the protein is encoded by the coding sequence GTGACCGGGTTGGGACTCGGGCTGGCGCTAGGGGTCGGGTTGTTCCTGATGTGGCGGTCCTGCTGGCCCGCCCCGCAGCTGCCGCTGTCCACGTCCGGGCGAGTGCCGGGACGTCTCTGGTGCGACCGGGTGGTGCAGGACGCCCGGCTCGTCGGCATCGGCCCGCGGGCCCTCTCCGCGGCCTGCCTGGCCTGCGGGTCGGCCGCTGCCCTGCTCCTCCTGGCGGTCACCCGGGTGCCACCGGTGGCCGGCTGCTTCGCCCTCATGGCCGGCGCCGCTCCGCTGGTGGTGGTGCGGGGACGCGCCCGCCGCCGCCGCGCCAGCCTGCGTGAGATGTGGCCCGAGGCGGTCGACAACCTCGCGTCAGCGGTGCGAGCCGGACTGTCCCTCCCTGAGGCGCTCAGCCAGCTGGCCGTCCGCGGGCCGGCGCCGCTGCGCCCGGCCTTCTCGGCGTTCGCTCGCGACTACCGGTCGAGCGGGAGGTTCCACGACGCCCTCGACACGCTCAAGGACCGGCTCGCCGACCCGGTGGGTGACCGCATCGTCGAGTCCCTGCGGATCGCCCGCGAGGTCGGCGGCACCGACCTGGGTCGGCTCTTGCGCACCCTGTCCGGGTTCCTTCGCCAAGAAGCCCGCATGCGCTCCGAGCTGGAGGGCCGCCAGGGCTGGACGGTCAACGGCGCGCGGGTCGCCGTCGCGGCGCCGTGGATCGTCCTGCTGCTGCTCGCCACGCGCCCCGAATCCGTCGCTGCCTACAGCCGACCCGCTGGCGTCGTGGTGCTCGTCGGTGGCGCCCTCGTCTCGGCGCTGTCCTATGCGGCGATGCTGCGCAT